From a single Scomber japonicus isolate fScoJap1 chromosome 12, fScoJap1.pri, whole genome shotgun sequence genomic region:
- the rnf2 gene encoding E3 ubiquitin-protein ligase RING2 isoform X2, whose product MTQTVQTNGVQPLSKTWELSLYELQRTPQEAITDGLEIAVSPRSLHSELMCPICLDMLKNTMTTKECLHRFCADCIITALRSGNKECPTCRKKLVSKRSLRPDPNFDALISKIYPSRDEYEAHQERVLARISKHNNQQALSHSIEEGLKIQAMTRLQRGKRHTVENGSGAEDNGDSSHCSNASVHSNQEAGPSIKRTKTSDDSGLDMDNAAENGGGDSVIDGGASEIELVFRPHPTLMEKDDGHNSVEFVPRYIKTSGNATVDHLSKYLAVRLALEELRRNAEASPVNVEAASEKQYTIYIPTAGNQFTVLNGSFSLELVSEKYWKVNKPMELYFAPTKEHK is encoded by the exons ATGACCCAGACAGTTCAGACCAACGGGGTTCAGCCCCTCAGTAAGACCTGGGAGCTGAGCCTGTACGAGCTACAGAGAACTCCACAG GAGGCTATAACAGACGGACTGGAGATCGCTGTGTCGCCCAGGTCCCTGCACAGTGAACTGATGTGTCCCATCTGTCTGGACATGTTGAAGAACACAATGACGACCAAAGAATGTCTGCACCGCTTCTGCGCCGATTGTATCATCACAGCTTTGAGATCTGG TAACAAAGAGTGTCCCACCTGTCGTAAGAAGCTGGTGTCCAAGAGGTCGCTGCGTCCAGACCCTAATTTTGATGCTCTAATta GTAAGATTTATCCCAGCCGCGACGAGTACGAAGCCCACCAGGAGAGAGTGTTAGCCCGCATAAGCAAACACAACAACCAGCAAGCCCTGTCCCACAGCATAGAGGAGGGGCTCAAGATACAGGCTAtgaccag gctgcagCGTGGTAAAAGACACACAGTGGAGAACGGAAGCGGAGCTGAAGACAACGGAGACTCTTCCCACTGTAGCAACGCCTCCGTCCACAGCAATCAG GAGGCGGGTCCAAGCATCAAGCGCACCAAGACGAGTGACGACAGCGGTCTGGACATGGACAACGCTGCCGAGAACGGGGGAGGGGACTCTGTGATTGACGGCGGCGCCAGCGAAATAGAACTGGTTTTTCGGCCACATCCCACCTTGATGGAGAAGGACGACGGTCACAACAG tgtggAGTTCGTCCCTCGCTACATTAAGACATCCGGGAACGCCACAGTGGATCACCTGTCTAAATACCTGGCTGTAAGATTGGCTCTGGAGGAGCTGAGAAGAAATGCTGAGGCTAGTCCTGTGAACGTGGAGGCAGCTTCAGAGAAACAGTACACCATCTACATCCCTACTGCTGGAAACCAGTTCact GTCCTGAACGGTTCTTTCTCTCTGGAGCTGGTCAGTGAAAAGTACTGGAAGGTGAACAAACCCATGGAGCTCTACTTTGCCCCTACTAAAGAACACAAGTAG
- the rnf2 gene encoding E3 ubiquitin-protein ligase RING2 isoform X1 codes for MTQTVQTNGVQPLSKTWELSLYELQRTPQAQEAITDGLEIAVSPRSLHSELMCPICLDMLKNTMTTKECLHRFCADCIITALRSGNKECPTCRKKLVSKRSLRPDPNFDALISKIYPSRDEYEAHQERVLARISKHNNQQALSHSIEEGLKIQAMTRLQRGKRHTVENGSGAEDNGDSSHCSNASVHSNQEAGPSIKRTKTSDDSGLDMDNAAENGGGDSVIDGGASEIELVFRPHPTLMEKDDGHNSVEFVPRYIKTSGNATVDHLSKYLAVRLALEELRRNAEASPVNVEAASEKQYTIYIPTAGNQFTVLNGSFSLELVSEKYWKVNKPMELYFAPTKEHK; via the exons ATGACCCAGACAGTTCAGACCAACGGGGTTCAGCCCCTCAGTAAGACCTGGGAGCTGAGCCTGTACGAGCTACAGAGAACTCCACAGG CACAGGAGGCTATAACAGACGGACTGGAGATCGCTGTGTCGCCCAGGTCCCTGCACAGTGAACTGATGTGTCCCATCTGTCTGGACATGTTGAAGAACACAATGACGACCAAAGAATGTCTGCACCGCTTCTGCGCCGATTGTATCATCACAGCTTTGAGATCTGG TAACAAAGAGTGTCCCACCTGTCGTAAGAAGCTGGTGTCCAAGAGGTCGCTGCGTCCAGACCCTAATTTTGATGCTCTAATta GTAAGATTTATCCCAGCCGCGACGAGTACGAAGCCCACCAGGAGAGAGTGTTAGCCCGCATAAGCAAACACAACAACCAGCAAGCCCTGTCCCACAGCATAGAGGAGGGGCTCAAGATACAGGCTAtgaccag gctgcagCGTGGTAAAAGACACACAGTGGAGAACGGAAGCGGAGCTGAAGACAACGGAGACTCTTCCCACTGTAGCAACGCCTCCGTCCACAGCAATCAG GAGGCGGGTCCAAGCATCAAGCGCACCAAGACGAGTGACGACAGCGGTCTGGACATGGACAACGCTGCCGAGAACGGGGGAGGGGACTCTGTGATTGACGGCGGCGCCAGCGAAATAGAACTGGTTTTTCGGCCACATCCCACCTTGATGGAGAAGGACGACGGTCACAACAG tgtggAGTTCGTCCCTCGCTACATTAAGACATCCGGGAACGCCACAGTGGATCACCTGTCTAAATACCTGGCTGTAAGATTGGCTCTGGAGGAGCTGAGAAGAAATGCTGAGGCTAGTCCTGTGAACGTGGAGGCAGCTTCAGAGAAACAGTACACCATCTACATCCCTACTGCTGGAAACCAGTTCact GTCCTGAACGGTTCTTTCTCTCTGGAGCTGGTCAGTGAAAAGTACTGGAAGGTGAACAAACCCATGGAGCTCTACTTTGCCCCTACTAAAGAACACAAGTAG